One Chloroflexota bacterium genomic window carries:
- a CDS encoding iron chelate uptake ABC transporter family permease subunit: STALLLADVLARIVLAPQILPVGIVTALAGTPFFLWILRRAKSEVFW, translated from the coding sequence TCTACGGCATTGTTGCTGGCCGATGTGCTGGCGCGGATTGTGCTCGCTCCACAGATTTTGCCGGTTGGCATTGTCACCGCCTTAGCCGGAACACCTTTTTTCTTGTGGATTTTGCGCCGGGCGAAAAGTGAGGTATTTTGGTGA
- a CDS encoding ABC transporter ATP-binding protein, whose translation MVNHFAISDVSVAYQTVQVLDRISLEVAAGEILALIGPNGAGKSTLVRAVSGVVKIKSGVISYGGSDMTQLTPQERARILGVVPQAQPVGGAFTVEQTVLLGRTAHMNWLGQASPSDLEAVHWAMEKTRITHLAQRRNAELSGGEQQRVLLARALAQKTPVLLLDEPTNHLDLRHQVNFLSLVKDLARQENLAVMMALHDLNQVSMYADRVALLVDGCLLALGSPAEVLTEENLHTAYQTRVQILSDIDGYPPLILPRRA comes from the coding sequence TTGGTGAATCACTTTGCGATTTCGGATGTCAGCGTAGCCTATCAGACTGTGCAGGTACTCGACCGGATTTCATTAGAGGTTGCAGCGGGCGAAATTCTGGCGTTGATCGGGCCGAATGGGGCTGGAAAATCGACCCTGGTGCGCGCCGTCAGTGGGGTGGTGAAAATTAAATCAGGGGTTATCTCCTATGGCGGCAGCGATATGACCCAACTCACCCCCCAGGAGCGAGCGCGCATCCTCGGGGTGGTGCCACAGGCCCAGCCCGTAGGGGGCGCGTTCACCGTCGAGCAGACTGTACTCCTGGGGCGTACTGCCCACATGAACTGGCTGGGTCAAGCCTCCCCGTCCGATCTGGAAGCCGTACACTGGGCGATGGAGAAAACCCGCATCACGCATCTCGCTCAGCGCCGCAACGCTGAACTCTCTGGCGGCGAGCAGCAGCGTGTGTTGCTGGCGCGCGCTCTGGCCCAGAAAACCCCCGTGCTGCTCTTGGATGAACCTACCAATCATCTCGATTTGCGGCATCAGGTGAACTTTTTATCATTAGTCAAAGATTTGGCCAGGCAAGAAAACCTGGCTGTGATGATGGCCCTGCACGATCTCAACCAGGTTTCGATGTATGCGGACCGGGTAGCGTTGTTGGTGGATGGCTGTTTGTTAGCGCTTGGTTCCCCTGCTGAAGTGCTGACAGAAGAGAACCTGCATACCGCTTATCAGACTCGCGTGCAGATTCTCTCGGATATTGATGGCTATCCGCCCCTGATATTACCCCGGCGTGCGTGA
- a CDS encoding ArsR family transcriptional regulator has translation MQNTRQQILIYLEKQQTASANEIGRILHMTAANARHHLGLLIEQGLVEVIHQQKTRGRGRPTLMYTLAQSAMQDNLDLLVDALLKALLQNSNAGQPFGPIIPLLFGQVPGAKNTLQRLNQIVQRLNEMKYRARWEASPTGPRLIFHHCPYASVLAENPELCQMDVAALSVLLGAPVEQIAQLERDSKGVTRCIFAAIPR, from the coding sequence ATGCAGAACACACGCCAGCAAATTCTTATCTATCTCGAAAAACAACAAACCGCTTCGGCTAACGAGATCGGCCGCATATTGCACATGACGGCGGCCAATGCGCGCCATCACCTGGGGCTGCTGATAGAACAAGGCCTGGTGGAAGTAATTCATCAGCAAAAAACCAGGGGGCGCGGCCGTCCAACATTGATGTATACGCTGGCGCAGTCTGCCATGCAAGATAACCTGGATTTGTTGGTTGATGCCCTTCTCAAGGCACTGCTGCAAAACTCCAACGCGGGACAGCCCTTTGGGCCAATCATCCCATTGTTGTTTGGTCAAGTCCCCGGCGCAAAAAACACCCTTCAACGCCTGAACCAGATTGTGCAGCGTCTCAACGAGATGAAGTATCGCGCCCGCTGGGAGGCATCACCTACCGGGCCGCGGTTGATTTTCCACCATTGTCCATATGCCAGCGTATTGGCGGAAAATCCAGAACTATGCCAGATGGATGTCGCCGCCCTATCTGTCCTTCTAGGCGCGCCAGTTGAGCAGATAGCCCAACTAGAACGCGATAGCAAAGGAGTAACCCGATGTATATTCGCCGCCATCCCGCGGTAG
- the nuoB gene encoding NADH-quinone oxidoreductase subunit NuoB → MSEKLNTPGYDVPPEMQDVVAITTLDKIYNWGRRYSAWPMMFGLACCAIEMICTAAARFDFSRFGMEIMRPSPRQADVMLVSGTVTKKMVPQIVRLYNQMPEPKYVVAMGACASGGGPFKEGYNVVSGVDKFLPVDVYIPGCPPTPQALLHGLMKLQEMMDTQSIKNVRWYQKEPLDAIPIPILGPDLLDPRDFPQFAEKMATIATESEEA, encoded by the coding sequence ATGAGCGAAAAACTCAACACCCCCGGCTACGATGTCCCGCCCGAAATGCAGGATGTTGTTGCCATTACCACCCTGGATAAAATATATAACTGGGGTCGGCGCTATTCTGCCTGGCCAATGATGTTTGGCCTGGCCTGCTGCGCCATCGAGATGATCTGTACGGCGGCGGCGCGTTTCGACTTCTCCCGTTTTGGTATGGAAATTATGCGCCCCAGCCCGCGTCAGGCCGATGTGATGCTGGTCTCCGGCACAGTTACCAAAAAAATGGTGCCTCAAATTGTGCGCCTTTATAACCAGATGCCAGAGCCGAAATACGTGGTTGCCATGGGCGCTTGTGCCTCTGGCGGCGGCCCCTTTAAAGAAGGCTACAATGTTGTCTCGGGCGTGGATAAATTCTTGCCAGTCGATGTTTACATTCCTGGCTGCCCGCCAACCCCCCAAGCGCTGTTGCACGGTTTGATGAAACTTCAAGAGATGATGGATACTCAATCCATCAAGAATGTGCGTTGGTATCAGAAAGAGCCGTTGGACGCCATTCCGATTCCCATCTTGGGCCCCGATCTGTTGGATCCACGGGATTTTCCGCAATTCGCCGAGAAGATGGCCACAATTGCAACTGAAAGCGAAGAGGCCTGA
- a CDS encoding NADH-quinone oxidoreductase subunit D: protein MISLDERSGYEGYRVEAENLVEFATALRDEFGYDFLSSATGVDYLPDEKMEVVYHIYKSTGGRALVFKVQVPRANPVVPSLVSIFPGADFQEREAWDLFGIRFEGHPNHKRILMWDGFAGHPMRKDWKEAYYEADAKPFDTRWPGGDVSRSEDKMVFNKNVAYPQDFTPENWTPEGETALYSGMQNIATDEDLQTEHVVVNLGPQHPSTHGVFRMVATLDGETIVKLEPVMGYLHRNHEKIGERNTYLMNIPFTDRLDYLSSMSNNFGYVLAVEKLLGDTTHIPDRAKYIRVIMAEFTRISNHLMAIGALLNDLGAYFTPMLYALKERELILDIFEAVSGSRMMCNYYRFGGVARDLPPGTHEMMRGLAFERLPRQIDELDRYLTENEIIRARCEGVGVLTPEEAIAYSAVGPVLRASGVPYDVRRADPYSVYDRFDFDVAVRYHGDVYDRYLVRLDEIRQSIRILQQALNSIPECDNCLGKPRYSMRVPAGEAYGRVEGPKGELGFYVVADGGPNPWRYHVRAPSFINLTALSKMCEGDKIADAIIVLGSIDIVLGETDR, encoded by the coding sequence ATGATCTCGCTCGATGAGCGCTCCGGGTATGAAGGCTATCGGGTTGAAGCGGAAAATCTGGTTGAATTTGCCACCGCGTTGCGCGACGAATTTGGCTACGATTTCCTTTCCTCCGCCACCGGCGTTGATTACCTGCCCGACGAGAAAATGGAAGTTGTTTATCATATTTACAAATCTACGGGTGGGCGTGCACTGGTCTTCAAAGTGCAGGTACCACGCGCAAATCCGGTAGTGCCCTCTTTGGTTAGTATTTTCCCCGGGGCCGATTTTCAGGAACGTGAAGCCTGGGATTTATTCGGTATCCGCTTTGAAGGTCATCCAAACCATAAGCGTATCCTTATGTGGGATGGCTTTGCCGGACACCCCATGCGCAAGGACTGGAAAGAAGCCTACTACGAAGCCGATGCCAAACCCTTTGATACGCGTTGGCCCGGCGGTGACGTTTCTCGTAGCGAAGATAAAATGGTTTTCAATAAAAATGTAGCCTATCCCCAGGATTTTACCCCTGAGAATTGGACTCCCGAAGGAGAGACTGCTCTCTATTCCGGAATGCAAAATATCGCTACTGATGAAGACCTGCAAACCGAGCATGTAGTGGTCAACCTGGGTCCGCAGCACCCTTCTACGCACGGCGTTTTTCGCATGGTTGCCACTCTGGATGGTGAGACCATCGTCAAACTTGAACCCGTGATGGGCTATCTGCATCGCAACCATGAGAAAATCGGTGAACGCAACACTTACCTGATGAACATCCCCTTCACCGATCGCCTTGATTATCTCTCCTCGATGAGTAACAACTTTGGCTACGTGCTGGCCGTCGAGAAACTGCTCGGCGACACAACCCATATACCGGATCGCGCCAAATATATCCGCGTGATTATGGCTGAGTTCACGCGCATTTCCAATCACCTCATGGCGATCGGCGCGCTGCTCAATGACCTTGGCGCATACTTCACACCGATGCTTTATGCGCTTAAGGAGCGCGAGCTAATTCTGGATATCTTTGAAGCCGTGTCTGGATCGCGCATGATGTGCAACTACTACCGCTTTGGCGGGGTCGCGCGCGACCTCCCGCCGGGGACTCATGAAATGATGCGGGGTCTGGCCTTTGAGCGCTTGCCTCGCCAAATTGACGAACTCGATCGTTACCTCACTGAAAACGAGATCATCCGTGCCCGCTGTGAAGGTGTTGGTGTGCTGACCCCTGAAGAAGCGATTGCTTATTCGGCGGTTGGCCCGGTGCTGCGCGCTTCTGGCGTACCCTATGATGTGCGCCGTGCTGATCCTTACAGCGTCTACGATCGCTTTGATTTCGATGTTGCTGTGCGTTACCACGGCGATGTCTACGACCGCTATCTGGTGCGTCTGGATGAAATCCGCCAGAGTATTCGCATTTTGCAGCAAGCGTTGAATAGCATTCCCGAATGCGATAACTGTCTTGGCAAGCCGCGTTATTCAATGCGTGTGCCCGCTGGCGAAGCCTACGGGCGTGTTGAAGGCCCCAAAGGCGAGTTGGGCTTTTATGTGGTCGCCGATGGCGGTCCCAATCCGTGGCGGTATCATGTTCGAGCGCCATCGTTCATCAACCTGACAGCCCTGAGCAAAATGTGTGAAGGCGATAAGATCGCCGATGCTATCATCGTCCTCGGCTCGATTGACATCGTTTTGGGCGAAACCGACAGGTAA
- a CDS encoding 4Fe-4S binding protein, with protein MYGKGILKGLGVTWKHFWDTYIDDIKWGKKRYHTEEGIAYRMSKDARGLFTVQYPEEKLPTPEEFRFVPFLVYDEDEEGEQVIRCTSCGICAKVCPPHCIWIERSTNPKTGRPVPVPAEFYIDVDICMNCGFCAEFCPFDAIKMDHDYELAVYERLTNNIYDREKLLKPAAYYDGIRPLNSQKEFDARAEKEAKKAASKKKT; from the coding sequence ATGTACGGTAAAGGAATACTCAAAGGACTCGGCGTAACCTGGAAACATTTCTGGGATACGTATATTGACGACATCAAATGGGGCAAAAAACGCTACCATACAGAAGAAGGAATTGCATACCGCATGAGCAAGGACGCGCGCGGTCTGTTTACCGTGCAATATCCCGAAGAAAAACTGCCTACTCCGGAAGAATTTCGTTTTGTGCCTTTCCTAGTCTACGACGAAGATGAAGAAGGCGAGCAAGTCATCCGCTGCACATCGTGTGGCATCTGCGCCAAAGTTTGCCCCCCACATTGCATTTGGATTGAACGTTCGACGAACCCGAAGACCGGGCGCCCAGTGCCAGTACCAGCGGAATTCTATATCGATGTTGATATTTGTATGAATTGTGGTTTTTGTGCCGAATTCTGCCCATTTGACGCGATCAAAATGGATCACGATTACGAATTAGCCGTTTACGAGCGGCTGACAAATAATATCTACGATAGAGAAAAATTACTTAAACCAGCCGCATACTACGACGGTATTCGCCCTTTGAACTCACAAAAAGAATTTGACGCGCGTGCTGAAAAAGAAGCGAAAAAAGCGGCTTCAAAAAAGAAAACATAA
- a CDS encoding Mrp/NBP35 family ATP-binding protein yields MSKEKVSQEAVLAALGTVDDPDLRKDLVSLKMIQDLKIDGGAVSFTIMLTTPACPMKDKMKNDALAAVQTVPGVERVDIKMDASVPSDGRTRGLLEVPVKNAIAVASGKGGVGKSTVAVNLAVSLAQSGARVGLLDADIYGPNIPMMMGVDKLPPPREDKLVPAEAYGVQLMSIGFLVKPGQPLIWRGPMLHSAIRQFLTDVLWDELDYLVIDLPPGTGDAQLSLSQSLPLSGGVIVTLPQEVSLDDARRGLEMFRELNVGILGVVENMSFLELPDGTKMDIFGSGGGEKLAKEAGVPFIGAIPMDPTVRQGGDSGKPVVVSHPDSPVAKALRAIAEDVAAKVSVAALRQDNVIPIEFVG; encoded by the coding sequence ATGTCCAAAGAAAAAGTATCACAAGAAGCCGTCTTGGCTGCCCTGGGCACTGTAGATGACCCTGATCTGCGCAAAGACTTGGTCTCTCTCAAGATGATTCAGGATCTCAAAATTGATGGTGGCGCGGTCAGCTTTACCATCATGCTGACCACGCCGGCGTGCCCCATGAAAGACAAGATGAAGAATGACGCTCTGGCCGCGGTACAAACCGTTCCCGGTGTTGAGCGCGTGGATATTAAAATGGATGCCAGCGTCCCTAGCGATGGACGCACGCGCGGCCTCTTAGAGGTTCCTGTTAAAAATGCGATTGCTGTGGCTTCAGGGAAGGGTGGCGTTGGTAAAAGCACCGTTGCTGTCAATCTGGCAGTTTCATTGGCACAGAGCGGCGCGCGCGTCGGTCTACTCGACGCCGATATTTACGGCCCCAATATCCCCATGATGATGGGCGTTGATAAATTGCCCCCACCCCGAGAAGATAAACTTGTCCCGGCAGAAGCCTACGGTGTGCAATTGATGTCGATTGGTTTCCTCGTAAAACCCGGGCAGCCGCTCATTTGGCGCGGGCCAATGCTGCACTCTGCTATTCGCCAATTCCTCACCGATGTGCTTTGGGATGAACTGGATTATCTGGTAATTGACCTGCCTCCGGGCACAGGTGACGCCCAGTTGAGCCTGTCACAATCGTTACCCCTCAGCGGCGGCGTGATCGTCACCTTGCCGCAAGAAGTCTCCCTGGATGATGCCCGCCGCGGCCTCGAAATGTTCCGCGAACTCAATGTGGGCATCCTCGGGGTGGTGGAAAATATGAGCTTCCTCGAACTCCCCGATGGCACCAAAATGGATATTTTCGGCAGCGGCGGCGGTGAAAAACTTGCCAAAGAAGCCGGTGTGCCCTTTATTGGCGCAATCCCGATGGACCCCACTGTTCGTCAGGGCGGCGATAGCGGCAAGCCTGTTGTTGTTTCCCATCCAGACAGCCCGGTAGCCAAAGCCTTACGCGCAATCGCTGAAGATGTGGCTGCCAAAGTAAGCGTGGCCGCCCTGCGGCAGGATAATGTCATCCCTATCGAATTTGTGGGATAG
- a CDS encoding stage 0 sporulation family protein, which yields MTEKIVGIRFQKVGKVYHFDATQFSDIVVGDHVIVDTSRGQQLGKVVQILTDAHAIGKQDDMKPVLRTATPRDLVSRQAWEEKEVEVIEYCRQQLGELKLAGVKIIAAEFTLNGDRLTVLHTLDGNDKLDMTPLRKAVQEEYRTKVSLRKIGPRDAAKIIGGLGACGLETRCCTMHMTEFIPISIKMAKVQNVSLAPSEITGMCGRLRCCLQHEYEFYDEARKRMPKLKRIVATPLGEGKVIQVNPLADTVKVDLGEQGRKEFPNDEIKPRGQ from the coding sequence ATGACTGAAAAAATCGTTGGTATCCGTTTCCAAAAAGTAGGCAAAGTTTACCATTTTGATGCTACTCAATTTTCAGATATTGTCGTTGGCGATCATGTGATTGTTGACACCAGCCGCGGCCAGCAATTAGGCAAAGTTGTTCAGATTCTTACGGACGCTCATGCAATCGGCAAACAAGATGATATGAAGCCAGTTTTGCGTACAGCTACGCCGCGTGATCTTGTGTCGCGCCAGGCGTGGGAAGAAAAAGAAGTTGAAGTAATTGAATATTGTCGCCAACAACTTGGTGAACTCAAACTCGCTGGCGTAAAAATTATTGCCGCAGAATTTACCCTGAATGGCGACCGCTTGACCGTATTGCACACCCTTGATGGAAATGACAAGCTGGATATGACCCCGTTGCGTAAGGCTGTACAAGAAGAATATCGCACCAAAGTGAGCTTGCGCAAAATTGGCCCGCGTGATGCAGCCAAAATTATCGGTGGTTTGGGGGCTTGTGGCCTGGAAACCCGCTGCTGCACCATGCACATGACAGAATTTATCCCCATATCGATCAAAATGGCTAAGGTGCAAAATGTTTCTTTGGCCCCGTCCGAAATCACCGGGATGTGCGGGCGTTTGCGCTGTTGTTTGCAGCATGAGTACGAATTTTATGATGAAGCCCGCAAACGCATGCCAAAGCTCAAACGCATTGTTGCCACTCCTTTAGGCGAAGGCAAAGTCATTCAGGTGAATCCCTTGGCAGATACTGTAAAAGTTGACCTCGGCGAACAGGGTCGGAAGGAATTCCCTAACGACGAGATTAAACCTCGCGGGCAGTAG
- a CDS encoding amidohydrolase, with the protein MPDFLSEAQAIFDYTRNLRRDFHRHPELGFQEVRTAGIVTRELNALGLEVASGIAETGVVAMIEGERPGPVVLLRFDMDALPIEEETGAEYASQTLGVMHACGHDGHTAIGLTVARLLHAHQSELAGSVKLVFQPAEEGLGGAKRMVEEGVLQNPRPDYSLALHLWNEKPVGWIAAAAGPTMAASETFSVRITGRGGHGALPHTAVDPVVTAAQIIMALQTIVARNADPVETAVVSVTSVHGGSAHNVIPPYVDLDGTIRSFDPEIRAMVLRRFREIVEGVAGALGCSTEIVIDDITLAVDNDPALVEKVQNVAAKMFPDANLMTEFQTMGSEDMAYMMDDIPGCYFLVGSANPEKNLDAKHHHPKFDFDEAALPRAAALMAAAALDVLNG; encoded by the coding sequence ATGCCAGACTTTTTGTCAGAAGCTCAAGCGATATTTGACTACACGCGTAATTTGCGCCGCGATTTTCATCGACATCCTGAACTGGGATTTCAGGAAGTTCGCACCGCGGGGATTGTGACCAGGGAATTAAACGCGTTGGGGCTGGAAGTTGCCAGCGGGATCGCGGAAACCGGCGTGGTTGCCATGATCGAAGGGGAGCGGCCTGGTCCGGTGGTGTTGTTGCGCTTCGACATGGACGCGCTCCCTATCGAGGAGGAAACTGGCGCCGAATATGCTTCACAAACCCTTGGCGTGATGCACGCTTGCGGGCACGATGGACATACGGCCATTGGCCTGACCGTGGCGCGCTTGCTCCATGCCCATCAGTCCGAGTTAGCGGGTTCGGTGAAATTGGTTTTTCAGCCCGCCGAAGAAGGCCTGGGCGGTGCAAAACGCATGGTTGAAGAAGGTGTATTGCAAAACCCACGCCCGGATTATTCATTGGCCTTGCATCTTTGGAATGAAAAGCCCGTGGGTTGGATCGCGGCTGCCGCGGGGCCAACCATGGCAGCTTCGGAAACTTTTTCGGTGCGTATCACCGGACGCGGTGGGCACGGCGCTTTACCGCACACCGCTGTTGACCCGGTGGTAACGGCGGCACAAATTATCATGGCATTACAAACTATTGTGGCTCGCAATGCAGACCCGGTGGAAACTGCCGTGGTCAGCGTGACCAGCGTGCATGGCGGCTCGGCCCATAATGTGATTCCGCCCTATGTAGATTTGGATGGCACAATTCGCTCCTTTGATCCCGAAATTCGCGCAATGGTTTTGCGCCGTTTCCGTGAAATTGTGGAGGGCGTTGCCGGGGCGTTGGGCTGCTCGACAGAGATTGTAATTGATGATATTACCCTTGCCGTAGATAACGACCCGGCGCTGGTTGAAAAAGTTCAAAATGTGGCTGCCAAAATGTTCCCGGATGCAAATCTGATGACTGAATTCCAGACGATGGGTTCGGAAGACATGGCCTATATGATGGACGACATCCCCGGCTGTTATTTTTTGGTGGGTTCGGCCAATCCAGAGAAAAACCTGGACGCCAAACACCATCACCCCAAATTTGACTTCGACGAAGCCGCCCTGCCGCGCGCCGCGGCCCTGATGGCTGCTGCCGCGCTGGATGTGTTGAACGGTTGA
- a CDS encoding FadR family transcriptional regulator: protein MAYWRTPSEFFEYLAETVQANPEEQQLPAMNVLSDKLGVSVARLREQLEVAKALGLVDVRPRTGIRRQEFSFLPAVWQALSYAIQVDRSNFDQFSGLRTRVEMCYWHEAASRLREEDFVILQNLIDAAWKRLRDTPIRIPHYEHREFHLSIYRCLENTFVLGILEAYWEAYEAIGLNVYADYEYLQEVWNYHQKMVDALRTGDIEAGYLALVEHTDLLYHRPGVESPEW from the coding sequence ATGGCCTATTGGCGCACCCCATCCGAGTTTTTTGAATATTTAGCGGAGACGGTTCAGGCGAATCCTGAAGAACAACAACTCCCAGCCATGAATGTGCTCAGCGACAAATTGGGTGTAAGTGTTGCCCGCTTGCGAGAGCAGCTTGAAGTTGCCAAAGCGCTGGGCTTGGTGGACGTGCGCCCTCGAACGGGGATTCGGCGCCAGGAGTTTAGTTTTTTGCCCGCGGTTTGGCAGGCATTATCCTACGCCATTCAAGTTGATCGTAGCAATTTTGATCAATTCTCCGGGCTGCGCACGCGCGTGGAGATGTGCTACTGGCATGAAGCTGCCTCTCGGCTTCGCGAAGAAGATTTTGTAATCCTTCAAAACTTGATTGATGCCGCCTGGAAAAGGTTGCGCGACACGCCGATTCGTATTCCCCATTATGAACATCGGGAATTTCATCTATCTATTTATCGCTGTTTGGAAAACACCTTCGTTCTAGGAATCTTAGAAGCTTATTGGGAGGCATACGAAGCCATTGGTTTGAATGTGTATGCCGATTATGAATATCTGCAAGAAGTATGGAATTACCATCAGAAAATGGTCGATGCACTGCGCACCGGCGATATTGAAGCTGGATACCTGGCTTTAGTGGAACATACTGATCTGCTGTACCATCGCCCGGGAGTTGAATCGCCCGAATGGTAG
- a CDS encoding 2-oxoacid:acceptor oxidoreductase subunit alpha yields the protein MSTDPSQTPNRTSVQPVVNEFSITVGTENGSGSQTSNVTLLRAFFKMGIPISGKNLFPSNIQGLPTWYTIRVNKDGYIARSETTEIVIAMNPKTFARDLALVEPGGVFFYADDVKQPINRDDITVYPMPVKKLSKESDAPSNLRSYVANFVYVGVLAQMLDIDANKIYQALEFHFKGKQKPIDLNFNIVKSAMAWAAENLEKTDPYRVAPMDATSGYIMTSGNTAGALGSIYGGVQFTGWYPITPATGVAEAINQYSPKLRKDPETGKHTFAIVQAEDELAAVGMAIGAGWGGLRSMTSTSGPGISLMSEYVSLAYFAEIPVVIWNVQRMGPSTGLPTRTSQGDINLSYFLGQGDTKHVVLLPGSVNECFRFGWEAFDLAEQFQTPVLVLSDLDLGMNQWMTPPFEYPNKPIDRGKVLWEDDLDKLEDWGRYLDIDGDSIPYRTVPGNRHPKSGYFTRGTGHDDYANYSEEPDQWEKNMDRLNRKFELARSAVPDAEITSVDGAKIGVIAFGSTDPAVREAQDHLQADGSGVNYLRLRALPVNDTVREFIRAHERVYVIEMNRDGQLHQILTIEVPDCAMSLISIPHNDGLPMTAAWIENAILNKERN from the coding sequence ATGTCAACTGATCCATCACAAACACCAAATCGAACTTCTGTTCAGCCGGTGGTGAATGAGTTTTCGATCACCGTGGGTACCGAGAATGGCTCTGGGAGCCAGACTTCAAATGTAACCCTTTTGCGCGCATTTTTCAAAATGGGTATTCCAATATCGGGGAAAAATCTCTTCCCTTCAAATATTCAGGGATTGCCCACCTGGTATACCATCCGCGTGAATAAGGATGGGTATATTGCCCGCAGCGAAACAACAGAAATTGTTATCGCCATGAACCCGAAAACTTTTGCCCGCGATCTGGCGCTGGTTGAGCCGGGTGGCGTTTTCTTTTACGCGGATGATGTCAAGCAGCCAATCAATCGGGATGATATTACCGTATATCCAATGCCGGTAAAGAAACTCTCGAAGGAATCGGATGCTCCGAGCAATTTGCGTTCTTATGTCGCTAATTTCGTGTATGTGGGTGTGCTGGCGCAAATGCTTGATATTGACGCCAATAAAATTTATCAAGCACTGGAATTTCACTTCAAAGGCAAGCAAAAGCCGATTGATCTGAATTTCAATATTGTCAAAAGCGCTATGGCCTGGGCGGCAGAGAATCTTGAAAAAACAGACCCCTATCGTGTTGCGCCAATGGATGCCACCAGTGGGTATATAATGACCAGCGGGAATACGGCTGGCGCATTAGGTTCAATTTATGGGGGCGTTCAGTTTACGGGCTGGTATCCTATTACACCCGCTACTGGTGTAGCGGAAGCTATTAATCAATATTCTCCTAAATTGCGCAAGGATCCTGAAACGGGCAAACATACTTTCGCGATCGTGCAGGCCGAAGATGAGTTGGCGGCAGTTGGCATGGCGATTGGCGCGGGTTGGGGGGGCTTGCGTTCAATGACTTCAACCTCGGGGCCAGGCATCAGTTTGATGTCTGAATACGTCAGTCTGGCCTATTTTGCTGAAATTCCAGTGGTGATATGGAATGTTCAGCGCATGGGGCCCAGCACGGGGTTGCCCACGCGCACCTCACAAGGTGATATTAACCTATCTTATTTTTTGGGCCAGGGCGATACGAAGCATGTGGTGCTGTTGCCTGGCTCGGTAAATGAGTGTTTTCGATTTGGTTGGGAAGCCTTTGATCTGGCTGAGCAATTCCAAACCCCGGTGTTGGTTCTCAGCGATCTGGATTTAGGCATGAACCAGTGGATGACTCCACCCTTTGAGTACCCCAATAAACCTATTGATCGCGGCAAAGTACTCTGGGAAGATGATCTGGATAAATTAGAAGATTGGGGACGTTATCTGGATATTGATGGCGATAGTATTCCCTATCGTACGGTTCCGGGCAATCGCCATCCTAAGAGTGGCTACTTCACTCGCGGCACCGGCCATGATGATTATGCCAATTACAGTGAAGAACCCGATCAATGGGAAAAGAATATGGACCGACTGAATCGCAAATTTGAGTTGGCCCGCAGCGCGGTTCCCGATGCCGAGATCACTTCCGTTGACGGCGCTAAGATAGGCGTGATTGCATTTGGCTCCACCGATCCGGCGGTAAGGGAAGCGCAAGATCATTTGCAGGCAGATGGTTCCGGGGTCAATTATTTACGCCTGCGCGCGTTGCCGGTTAATGATACCGTGCGTGAATTCATTCGTGCGCACGAACGTGTTTATGTCATTGAAATGAACCGCGATGGGCAATTGCACCAGATACTGACCATTGAAGTGCCGGATTGCGCCATGAGCCTGATTTCAATTCCCCATAACGATGGCCTTCCAATGACCGCCGCATGGATTGAGAATGCAATCTTGAATAAGGAGCGCAACTAA